CGCACCCACTGACCAGCAGCGCCGCGCCGAGAGCCACGGCGACCGCCAGCCGGCTGCCGGCGTTCAACTGCATGCCATCGATCCCGTGTCCTGGGGTCATCCCGCAAGGCCCCTCACGTGGGGCTTTCCCTGCCCGTTAGGTTTGCCGGGCCGCGCGCTCCCGCAAGAGGGAGTCGAGCAGCAGCCCGATCACGCCCACCGTAATGCCTGCGTCCGCCACATTGAACGCGGGCCAGTGCCAGCCGTACGCGTGCACGTCCACGAAGTCCATGACCGCGCCGAAGCGCAGGCGGTCGATCACGTTGCCCAGCGCGCCGCCCGCGATCAGGCCCACGGCCACGGACGCCAGCCGGCCGGGGACGCCGACGACCAGCCAGGCGATCAGCCCACCCGCCACGATCGTGCCGAAAGCAGCGAGCAGCCACACCTGCACGGCGCTGCCCTCGCCCAGCAGGCCGAAGCTGATGCCGGGGTTCCACACCAGCACGAGGTTGAGAAACCCGGTCACCTCGATGATGCGCGGCGGCACCATCACCACCTGATGGATCAGCACCTTGGTGGCCTGATCCAGCGCCAGCACCAGCGCGGCCAGCAGCAGGCCATACGTGGCGGAGCCCGGGCGCGCCATTCAGGCGGCGGCCATGCCCAGATGGGTGACGGCGTCGGCGCAGCGCGAGCAGGTCTCGGGCGCGCGCGGGT
This sequence is a window from Limimonas halophila. Protein-coding genes within it:
- the lspA gene encoding signal peptidase II; the protein is MARPGSATYGLLLAALVLALDQATKVLIHQVVMVPPRIIEVTGFLNLVLVWNPGISFGLLGEGSAVQVWLLAAFGTIVAGGLIAWLVVGVPGRLASVAVGLIAGGALGNVIDRLRFGAVMDFVDVHAYGWHWPAFNVADAGITVGVIGLLLDSLLRERAARQT